The Clostridium sporogenes genome contains a region encoding:
- a CDS encoding SH3 domain-containing protein, with protein sequence MNKSRKAFATCAVSAALLGQNFLFSQNVLAASDSMYPNVNSSAYNSNNIFTQCGFKGQCTWFTYGRALEKLNMKLPSQFYGNAIDWWYSNIRSNTFSYGSEPRANSIVVWSGGSKGYGHVGFVEKVVGDTIYYNEGNVERRGYYDGYVKTISKQAIKNRGNLFLKGYIYLNGSSNSSNNNSNNDYTIIKTSKVSCSSLNVRSNPSLSSAVIGGVSKNQTVSIISESNGWSKIKYGSGIGYVSSKYLYAGNNTINSGNGGSSSNESTQPGFVKLSNSSSILNVRSSANLSSSIIGSLKNGSSVSILGKTGSWYKIKYGSKVAYVSSNYISSSNNSNSSSDNNSNTSTGKGTVKLSSTSSSLNLRENPSLSSKILGGLSHGSSVDILGKTGSWYKIKYGSKIGYASSQFITTSNSSSSSGSSVTNQRFGTVYLSNKYSTLNVRKNAGTNSSVISSLAYGSKVEILSSSGEWYKINFKNTTGYVYSKYIKDTAQKVVAFNQSIPQSKKYGVNENKVTVNNKSAEVVKSNTENEKTLVAMKSKKEQEKKESSEPVQTKSTEETQRKASEEAQRKAVEEAQRKAAEEAQRKAAEEAQRKAAEEAQRKAAEEAQRKAAEEAQRKATEDEASKSQSRGESSVSEKTPATHGDVISYAKQYLGTPYVWGGTSPSGFDCSGFVQYVYRNATGIELPRDTYGQIGAGSRVSQDQLQPGDLVFPHTGHVGIYIGGGQMIHAPKPGDVVKISSVWAFYAGVRIK encoded by the coding sequence TTGAATAAATCAAGAAAGGCTTTTGCTACTTGTGCCGTATCCGCTGCTTTATTAGGACAAAATTTTTTATTTTCTCAAAACGTTTTAGCCGCTAGTGATAGCATGTACCCTAATGTTAATAGTAGTGCTTATAACTCTAACAATATATTTACTCAATGCGGATTTAAAGGACAATGTACTTGGTTTACCTATGGAAGGGCTTTAGAAAAATTAAACATGAAACTTCCAAGTCAATTTTATGGTAATGCTATAGATTGGTGGTATTCTAATATTAGATCAAATACATTCTCCTATGGTTCAGAACCCCGAGCTAATTCTATAGTAGTTTGGAGTGGAGGCTCAAAAGGATATGGACATGTTGGTTTTGTGGAGAAAGTTGTAGGAGATACTATTTATTACAACGAAGGAAATGTTGAAAGAAGAGGCTATTATGATGGTTATGTAAAAACTATATCTAAACAAGCTATAAAGAATAGAGGTAACTTATTCTTAAAGGGATATATCTATTTAAATGGTAGTTCAAATAGCTCTAACAATAATAGCAATAACGACTATACTATAATAAAAACATCTAAGGTTTCTTGTTCAAGCCTTAATGTTAGAAGTAATCCTTCTCTATCATCAGCGGTTATAGGTGGTGTTTCAAAAAATCAAACTGTCTCTATTATCAGTGAAAGTAATGGATGGTCAAAAATAAAATATGGCTCTGGAATTGGTTATGTAAGTTCTAAATATCTATATGCTGGAAATAATACTATCAATTCTGGTAATGGTGGTTCTTCTAGTAATGAAAGTACACAACCTGGTTTTGTTAAACTATCTAATAGTAGTTCAATATTGAATGTTAGAAGTTCAGCCAATTTATCTTCTAGTATAATAGGTTCCCTTAAGAATGGATCCTCTGTATCAATATTAGGTAAAACCGGTTCTTGGTATAAGATTAAATATGGTTCTAAAGTTGCTTATGTAAGTTCAAATTATATTTCATCAAGCAACAATTCTAACTCTAGCTCTGATAATAATTCTAATACTTCAACTGGTAAGGGAACTGTAAAATTATCTAGTACAAGCTCTTCATTGAACCTTAGAGAGAATCCAAGCTTATCTTCTAAAATACTAGGAGGACTTTCACATGGTTCTTCTGTTGATATACTAGGTAAAACTGGTTCCTGGTATAAAATTAAATACGGTTCTAAAATTGGTTATGCAAGCAGCCAATTTATAACTACTTCCAACTCTTCAAGCAGTAGCGGATCTTCCGTAACAAACCAAAGATTTGGAACTGTATATCTATCCAATAAATATTCTACTTTAAATGTAAGAAAAAATGCTGGAACAAATAGCAGTGTAATTTCATCATTAGCCTATGGAAGTAAAGTAGAAATACTATCTTCTAGCGGTGAATGGTATAAAATTAACTTTAAAAATACTACAGGTTACGTGTATAGCAAATACATAAAAGATACAGCTCAAAAAGTTGTCGCGTTTAATCAAAGTATTCCACAAAGCAAAAAATATGGAGTTAATGAAAATAAAGTTACTGTAAATAATAAGAGTGCTGAAGTAGTAAAGTCTAATACAGAAAATGAAAAAACATTAGTTGCAATGAAATCAAAAAAAGAACAAGAAAAAAAAGAATCATCTGAACCTGTACAGACAAAATCAACTGAAGAGACTCAAAGAAAAGCATCTGAAGAAGCTCAAAGAAAAGCGGTTGAAGAGGCTCAAAGAAAAGCAGCTGAAGAAGCTCAAAGAAAAGCAGCTGAAGAAGCTCAAAGAAAAGCAGCTGAAGAGGCTCAAAGAAAAGCAGCTGAAGAGGCTCAAAGAAAAGCAGCTGAAGAGGCTCAAAGAAAAGCCACTGAAGATGAGGCTTCCAAATCTCAATCAAGAGGAGAAAGCAGTGTGTCAGAAAAAACACCAGCAACACATGGAGACGTAATATCATATGCTAAACAATATCTAGGCACTCCTTATGTTTGGGGGGGAACTTCACCAAGTGGATTTGACTGTTCAGGATTTGTACAATATGTATATAGAAATGCAACAGGTATAGAATTACCAAGGGATACTTATGGACAAATTGGAGCAGGTTCTAGAGTTTCACAAGATCAATTACAACCTGGTGATTTAGTATTCCCACATACAGGTCATGTAGGCATATATATAGGTGGAGGACAAATGATACATGCTCCAAAACCAGGTGATGTAGTAAAAATTTCATCAGTATGGGCATTTTATGCAGGAGTAAGAATAAAATAA
- a CDS encoding alpha/beta hydrolase yields MKSSCFSFKGREDTKINVYKWEPDNKQDIKAVIQISHGMAETANRYEGLAYYLNEAGYIVYANDHRGHGKSALSLDKLGYLGEEDGFMSMVEDVHALNTIIKEENEGLPVFLLGHSMGSFISQRYIQLYGQELNGVILVGTNGNQGSLINIGILVAKLEMRFKGRKHKSNLLNNLSFGGYNKKFQPNRTEFDWLTRDEREVDKYIKDEYCGTIFPTSFYHDFLKGLKSIWKEENKNKIPINLPIFIIAGDKDPVGNFGKGILNLYNFYKSIGVLDVNYKLYKEGRHEILNEINREEVFQDVSNWINSKYNNTID; encoded by the coding sequence ATGAAAAGTAGTTGTTTTTCATTTAAAGGTAGAGAAGATACAAAGATAAATGTTTATAAATGGGAGCCAGATAATAAACAAGACATAAAGGCAGTCATACAGATATCCCATGGCATGGCTGAAACTGCTAATAGATATGAAGGGTTAGCTTACTATTTAAATGAAGCTGGATATATAGTTTATGCAAATGATCATAGAGGACATGGTAAAAGTGCATTAAGTTTAGATAAATTAGGATACTTAGGAGAAGAAGATGGCTTTATGTCCATGGTAGAAGATGTACATGCATTAAATACTATAATAAAAGAGGAAAATGAAGGATTACCTGTATTTTTATTAGGTCATAGTATGGGTTCTTTTATAAGCCAAAGATATATACAATTGTATGGACAAGAATTAAATGGAGTTATATTAGTAGGAACTAATGGCAATCAAGGCTCCTTAATAAATATAGGTATTTTAGTAGCTAAATTAGAAATGAGATTTAAAGGAAGAAAACATAAAAGTAATCTTTTAAATAATCTATCCTTTGGAGGATATAATAAAAAATTTCAACCTAATAGAACAGAATTTGATTGGTTAACTAGAGATGAAAGGGAGGTTGATAAATATATAAAGGATGAATACTGTGGAACGATTTTTCCAACCTCCTTTTATCATGATTTTTTAAAAGGATTAAAGTCTATATGGAAAGAAGAAAACAAGAATAAGATACCTATAAATTTACCTATATTTATAATAGCAGGAGATAAAGATCCAGTAGGAAACTTTGGGAAAGGGATACTAAATTTATATAATTTTTATAAAAGTATAGGGGTACTAGATGTAAATTATAAACTATATAAAGAAGGAAGACATGAAATTTTAAATGAGATAAATAGAGAAGAAGTGTTCCAAGATGTGTCAAATTGGATTAATAGTAAATATAATAATACTATTGATTAA
- a CDS encoding response regulator, with protein sequence MVKYGDINALNLFVGELNNVSIFILDKDFHYIKLNNSHKKFMKKLLGIDVEVGMNILEIIEEYCTLNISDNLIVRIKEKMKIALKGTKIITNEEVLIDGSKVEFYEIEIIPLKNEDNNILGVGACCLNITENVNTMIKVLKTKLDLTYKKHLKNSELPNRKNSNKKIFKILIAEDNNVNQIVMSKLIELNGWIAKTVSNGKDSIVALEKDSYDLIFMDISMPIMNGLDAANIIKKNPEWSKIPIVALTAYDSLEQKKKFKSLGMDDYLSKPIDSDKLLYIIDKHLNDNRQIKNNKMNLKKKEIYSSFERLEKNLDGNKELVIELAHKIIELFSKEQMDEIIRLSRDGDIENLRNLIHKLKGASSNFDLYEVKKLLNEIKERAILGDIENIYKLVEKITINMNILEKDLMYYRKNK encoded by the coding sequence ATGGTAAAGTATGGGGATATAAATGCTTTGAATTTATTTGTAGGGGAGTTAAATAATGTTTCCATATTCATTTTGGATAAAGATTTTCATTATATAAAATTAAACAATAGTCATAAAAAATTTATGAAAAAATTATTAGGTATTGATGTAGAAGTGGGTATGAATATATTAGAAATAATTGAAGAATATTGTACCCTAAATATTAGTGATAATTTGATAGTAAGAATAAAAGAAAAAATGAAGATTGCATTAAAGGGAACTAAGATTATAACAAATGAGGAAGTTTTAATTGATGGTAGTAAAGTAGAATTTTATGAAATAGAGATAATTCCTTTAAAGAATGAAGATAACAATATACTAGGGGTAGGTGCATGTTGCTTAAATATAACAGAGAATGTAAATACAATGATAAAGGTATTAAAGACTAAATTAGATTTAACCTATAAAAAACATTTAAAAAATAGTGAATTACCAAATAGAAAAAATAGTAATAAAAAGATATTTAAGATATTGATAGCAGAAGATAATAATGTAAATCAAATAGTAATGAGTAAATTAATTGAATTGAATGGATGGATAGCAAAAACAGTTTCTAATGGGAAAGATTCTATAGTAGCTTTAGAAAAGGATAGCTATGATTTAATTTTTATGGACATATCAATGCCTATAATGAATGGATTAGATGCAGCAAATATAATTAAAAAAAATCCTGAATGGAGTAAAATACCTATAGTAGCTTTAACAGCATACGATTCTTTAGAACAAAAGAAAAAATTTAAATCATTAGGTATGGATGATTATTTAAGTAAACCTATAGATTCAGATAAGTTACTATATATAATAGATAAACATTTAAATGACAATAGGCAAATTAAGAATAATAAAATGAACTTAAAGAAAAAAGAAATATATAGTAGCTTTGAACGGCTAGAAAAAAATTTAGATGGTAATAAAGAATTAGTAATAGAATTAGCTCATAAAATAATAGAGTTATTTTCTAAAGAGCAAATGGATGAAATTATAAGGTTGTCAAGAGATGGAGATATAGAAAATTTAAGAAATTTAATACATAAATTAAAGGGAGCCTCTTCGAATTTTGATTTATATGAGGTGAAAAAATTACTAAATGAAATTAAGGAAAGAGCTATATTAGGTGATATTGAAAATATTTATAAATTAGTAGAAAAAATAACAATAAATATGAATATATTAGAGAAAGATTTGATGTATTATAGAAAAAATAAATAA
- a CDS encoding HD-GYP domain-containing protein, translated as MYKLSSLSTNTLKISKDEKLDLEIFLHSKRVAIYVKKIAELMKLSSKQSNNLVLLALNHDIGKARIPSSILNKKDKLSHSEFEIVKEHTQFGSDILREYGYCLEICNVVKFHHENFDGSGYYGLKGKSIPMAARILRIADVYEALTSDRCYRRAYTREAALEIMVKEENIYDAEILELFIKNIYKYSLNLQLCI; from the coding sequence ATGTATAAATTAAGTAGTTTATCAACAAACACCTTGAAAATATCAAAGGATGAAAAATTAGATTTAGAAATATTTTTACATAGTAAGAGAGTTGCTATATATGTAAAAAAAATTGCAGAGTTGATGAAGCTTAGTTCAAAACAAAGTAATAATTTAGTTTTATTAGCATTAAATCATGACATAGGAAAGGCTAGAATACCCTCTAGTATACTAAATAAAAAAGATAAATTAAGTCATAGTGAGTTTGAAATTGTAAAAGAACATACCCAGTTTGGTTCTGATATATTAAGAGAATATGGATATTGTTTAGAAATTTGTAATGTTGTAAAATTTCATCATGAAAATTTTGATGGTAGCGGTTATTATGGGTTAAAGGGAAAGTCTATTCCTATGGCAGCTAGAATACTTCGTATAGCAGATGTATATGAAGCTTTAACTTCAGATAGATGTTATAGAAGGGCTTATACAAGGGAAGCAGCTTTAGAAATTATGGTAAAAGAAGAAAATATATATGATGCTGAAATATTAGAATTATTTATTAAAAATATATATAAATATTCTTTAAATTTACAATTATGTATATAA
- a CDS encoding methyl-accepting chemotaxis protein gives MKFNFKNTKDKNFISVKSVINMQILGLIILICGILGIVSYKSASKALTKNIKMQLENKAKNGSTILANRMNEAKDKLQIIADWPEIKSMDLKNQKYQLADEAKSWGFKNFKIVNLQGNAYTMSNNEVENIANKEYFNRILKGDTFIIDSDIDKNTNVPLIKVVTPIKSDDKKVVGALIGSLDIKDINKLVNDAQSSNKEEIGFVINKEGYYIADDDINLVLKRGNDLKNYSNDSKFEELLNFQKKMINGENGFGEYKYNNVRRFMAYEPVTGTEWSMAIAVEKNYLFKDIYTLRTVILISTILFIILGMIISNVISKNIKDPLVKMKEHAEQLEKCNLTYKNSINRKDEFGETARALNEASNILNQTINSVKNESENILQSSNCAKETFNKVNAEVQQITAFTEEISANMEESSAGIEEMASMTASVKEDMNITKEKAKEGLDLAINIKEKAESVNEDACSSMSEVEKIYENSKEKLEKAIHEAQVVENISEMAESILGISEKTNLLALNAAIEAARAGEQGRGFAVVAEEVRKLAEQSSNAVENIQVNVKTVLKAVNELSSSSEFVLELIEENVLRDYKKLIDMSVQYKNDGNIVKELIENFSNLSEKTSKAIEQIARGMEEMSGSVIEVAESSGEIAEKISNVNQQNELILKENEKNLEISQQLVDTMDEFQSI, from the coding sequence ATGAAGTTTAATTTTAAAAATACTAAGGATAAAAATTTTATAAGTGTAAAAAGTGTAATAAATATGCAAATATTAGGTTTAATTATTTTGATTTGTGGAATTTTAGGAATTGTATCTTATAAGAGTGCCTCTAAAGCTCTAACTAAAAATATTAAAATGCAACTTGAAAATAAGGCTAAAAATGGATCAACTATCTTAGCTAATAGAATGAATGAAGCAAAGGATAAATTACAAATAATAGCCGATTGGCCAGAAATAAAATCTATGGATTTAAAAAATCAAAAGTATCAATTAGCAGATGAAGCTAAATCATGGGGATTTAAAAATTTTAAAATAGTAAATTTACAGGGTAATGCGTATACTATGAGCAATAATGAAGTAGAAAATATAGCTAATAAAGAATATTTTAATAGAATATTAAAAGGAGATACATTTATAATAGATAGTGATATAGATAAGAACACTAATGTTCCTTTAATAAAAGTAGTTACACCTATTAAATCTGATGATAAAAAAGTAGTAGGTGCTTTAATAGGTTCTTTAGATATAAAAGACATAAATAAGTTAGTAAATGATGCACAATCAAGTAATAAAGAAGAAATTGGTTTTGTAATTAACAAAGAAGGATATTATATAGCAGATGATGATATTAATTTAGTTTTAAAGAGAGGCAATGATTTAAAGAATTACAGTAATGATTCAAAGTTTGAAGAACTTTTAAATTTTCAGAAAAAAATGATTAATGGTGAAAATGGGTTTGGAGAATATAAATACAATAATGTTAGAAGATTTATGGCCTATGAACCAGTTACAGGCACAGAATGGTCTATGGCTATAGCTGTTGAAAAAAATTATTTGTTTAAAGATATTTATACATTAAGAACAGTAATACTAATTTCAACTATTTTATTTATAATTTTAGGTATGATAATATCAAATGTTATTTCTAAAAATATTAAAGATCCCCTTGTTAAAATGAAAGAGCATGCGGAGCAATTAGAAAAGTGTAATTTAACATATAAAAATTCTATTAATAGAAAAGATGAATTTGGGGAAACAGCCAGGGCTTTAAATGAAGCTAGCAATATATTAAATCAAACCATAAATTCTGTAAAGAATGAAAGTGAAAATATATTACAAAGCAGTAATTGTGCAAAAGAAACTTTTAATAAGGTAAATGCTGAGGTACAACAAATAACTGCATTTACTGAAGAGATTTCTGCTAATATGGAGGAATCTTCAGCGGGAATAGAAGAGATGGCATCTATGACTGCCTCTGTCAAAGAAGATATGAATATTACTAAGGAAAAAGCAAAAGAAGGACTTGATTTAGCAATAAACATTAAGGAAAAGGCAGAAAGCGTAAATGAAGATGCTTGTAGTTCAATGAGTGAAGTGGAAAAAATATATGAAAATTCAAAGGAAAAATTAGAAAAAGCTATTCATGAAGCTCAAGTTGTAGAAAATATATCTGAAATGGCTGAGAGTATTTTAGGTATATCCGAAAAGACAAATTTATTAGCTTTAAATGCGGCTATTGAAGCTGCTAGAGCAGGAGAACAGGGCAGAGGTTTTGCAGTGGTAGCAGAAGAAGTAAGAAAATTAGCAGAGCAATCCTCTAATGCAGTTGAGAATATTCAAGTTAACGTTAAGACTGTATTAAAAGCAGTAAATGAACTTTCATCTTCTTCTGAATTTGTTTTAGAGCTTATAGAAGAGAATGTATTAAGAGATTATAAAAAGCTTATAGATATGAGTGTACAGTATAAAAACGATGGAAATATTGTTAAAGAGTTAATTGAAAACTTTTCAAATTTATCAGAAAAAACTTCTAAAGCTATTGAACAAATAGCAAGGGGGATGGAAGAGATGTCTGGATCTGTAATAGAAGTAGCAGAATCTTCCGGGGAGATTGCAGAAAAAATAAGCAATGTAAATCAACAAAATGAGTTAATATTGAAAGAAAATGAAAAGAATTTAGAAATATCCCAACAATTAGTGGATACAATGGATGAATTTCAAAGTATTTAG
- a CDS encoding Na-translocating system protein MpsC family protein, which produces MDAIERVMNNVKILYVEDEAITQIIVKKILKKISGKLYIAENGQEGFELFKVYRPDIVITDLRMPIMNGIDMIKKIRDYDQECGIIINTEVDDIEYIIKSVDIGIDKYLVKPIEKEEIIEAIKNVLKKVIKRKNDKGSLCEFVNFSKEHKLKITEEIKTKISFLVKKYTRKGPKDVQVFWGGSTIEINTYDILTPMEKAVIKNNNNVALIEYYREVFYEQVSKEFNDIISEVIGFTVEISQININVIENTERIIMKLNLNNMFK; this is translated from the coding sequence ATGGATGCTATTGAACGAGTAATGAATAATGTTAAAATATTATATGTTGAAGATGAGGCCATAACTCAAATTATTGTAAAAAAAATATTAAAAAAAATTTCAGGTAAATTATATATTGCTGAAAATGGCCAAGAAGGCTTTGAATTATTTAAGGTATATAGACCAGATATAGTAATTACTGATTTAAGAATGCCTATTATGAATGGTATAGATATGATTAAAAAGATAAGAGATTATGATCAAGAATGTGGAATTATTATTAATACTGAAGTAGATGATATAGAATATATAATAAAAAGTGTAGACATTGGTATTGATAAATACCTTGTAAAACCTATAGAAAAAGAAGAAATTATAGAAGCTATAAAAAATGTATTAAAAAAAGTTATAAAAAGAAAAAATGACAAAGGAAGTCTATGTGAATTTGTAAATTTTAGTAAAGAACATAAGCTAAAAATAACAGAAGAAATAAAAACAAAAATCTCTTTTTTAGTAAAAAAATATACGAGAAAAGGGCCTAAAGATGTTCAGGTATTTTGGGGTGGCAGTACTATAGAGATTAATACTTATGATATATTAACTCCTATGGAAAAAGCAGTTATAAAAAATAACAATAATGTGGCTTTGATTGAATATTATAGGGAAGTATTTTATGAGCAGGTATCAAAAGAATTTAATGATATTATTAGTGAAGTTATTGGATTTACTGTTGAAATTTCACAAATAAATATAAATGTAATAGAAAATACGGAAAGAATTATAATGAAACTAAATTTAAATAATATGTTTAAGTAA
- the serS gene encoding serine--tRNA ligase, whose protein sequence is MLDLKFVRENPEVVKENMRKKFQHNKLDLVDEVIALDIELRNIKPEADTLRAKRNKISKQIGGLMAQGKKGEAEELKKQVTAASDYLAELEKKESELEEKIKRIMITIPNIIDPSVPIGKDDSENVEIQRYGEPIVPDFEVPYHTEIMEKFSGLDLDSARKVAGNGFYYLMGDIARLHSAVISYARDFMINRGFTYCIPPFMIRSEVVTGVMSFGEMDSMMYKIEGEDLYLIGTSEHSMIGKFIDAILPEASLPQTLTSYSPCFRKEKGAHGIEERGVYRIHQFEKQEMIVVCKPEDSVMWYDKLWQNTVDFFRSLDIPVRTLECCSGDLADLKVKSVDVEAWSPRQKKYFEVGSCSNLGDAQARRLKIRVAGENGKYFAHTLNNTVVAPPRMLIAFLENNLNADGSVNIPAALQPYMGGMTVIK, encoded by the coding sequence ATGTTAGATTTAAAATTTGTAAGAGAAAATCCAGAAGTTGTTAAGGAAAACATGAGGAAAAAATTTCAACACAATAAGTTGGATTTAGTAGATGAAGTAATTGCTTTAGATATTGAACTGAGAAATATAAAACCAGAAGCAGATACTTTAAGAGCTAAGAGAAATAAGATTTCAAAACAAATCGGTGGATTAATGGCTCAGGGGAAAAAAGGAGAAGCAGAAGAACTAAAGAAACAAGTCACAGCAGCCTCAGATTATTTAGCTGAATTAGAAAAAAAAGAAAGTGAACTGGAAGAAAAAATAAAGAGAATTATGATTACTATTCCAAATATTATTGATCCAAGTGTTCCCATTGGTAAAGATGATAGTGAGAATGTGGAAATTCAACGATATGGCGAACCAATTGTGCCAGATTTCGAAGTTCCCTATCATACTGAAATTATGGAGAAATTTAGTGGACTTGATTTGGATAGTGCTAGAAAAGTTGCTGGTAATGGCTTTTATTATTTGATGGGGGATATTGCTAGGCTACATTCTGCAGTGATTTCTTATGCTAGAGACTTTATGATTAATCGTGGCTTTACATATTGCATTCCACCTTTTATGATTCGTAGTGAAGTGGTGACTGGTGTTATGAGCTTTGGAGAAATGGATTCTATGATGTACAAAATAGAAGGTGAAGATTTATACTTGATTGGAACTAGTGAACATTCTATGATTGGTAAATTTATTGATGCAATATTACCGGAAGCTTCTTTACCACAAACATTAACTAGTTATTCACCTTGTTTTAGAAAGGAAAAAGGAGCACACGGGATTGAAGAAAGAGGAGTATATCGAATTCATCAATTTGAAAAGCAAGAAATGATTGTTGTATGTAAACCGGAAGATAGTGTAATGTGGTATGATAAGCTATGGCAAAATACAGTGGATTTTTTCCGTTCTTTGGATATTCCCGTAAGAACTTTGGAGTGTTGTTCTGGTGACTTAGCAGATTTAAAAGTAAAATCAGTTGATGTAGAAGCTTGGTCTCCTAGGCAGAAAAAATACTTTGAGGTAGGAAGCTGTTCTAATTTAGGTGATGCACAAGCACGCCGTCTCAAAATTCGTGTAGCTGGTGAGAATGGTAAATATTTTGCCCACACATTAAACAATACTGTAGTTGCACCTCCAAGAATGTTAATTGCTTTTTTAGAGAACAACTTAAATGCAGATGGTTCTGTCAATATTCCGGCTGCATTACAACCATATATGGGTGGAATGACTGTCATTAAATAA